The Chitinophagales bacterium genome has a window encoding:
- a CDS encoding T9SS type A sorting domain-containing protein — MKQIAKYFACALLMCSICILNSFPALAQNVQGSNSTASGINVTGTSGCQNTSTLTSLNLDMFDFASNASAPTPACIWGNGQDQYAWVTGFSGATTCTGTYAGITVGTSYTGAQDYQALPFFASSYAGNPVNDVDVAIGVHTDVSNVSYGNPGTPKYFVLAVYESNGEIWMESYDLHLDVSAGTVAVDVPTFTAIPAGGGPPYTGYITDNPKQLSSNANGTAGYPHIDLIYNDVYPYSGVGHEAIGYVVTWHQQNASNPAQYEVWGIDGAISEFSQNKPPTPHSNLDFYIDNGKYPDVTGITSANPDPTSPKPNKAYVTYLRDDQSAGFTGDQVLLADWVYDPPSTPVVNLYGAISSTTTGNDEFQYPRINGPQYYDYSTHATDDPVCVVAVTENDGASLHKVNTYACFDPSGTFTVIPLLDASDHTAGTGFNTNGYEAIKPVITGAGKIVSSLYAGADYAYRDYPTVFYSDYTYAVQNSPTYDFSGDFYAFGTDIFQTATPTIFKPSGNYQEANWHSVDLQTTTPFNLSGDEPYMAVATTNNSGHALMFAYWDKDWIYQMFTGATQYVFKPGKGTGIEQTRSGNIAVYPNPVKTLLNITQANGADYVMMDITGRSLSKGKISGDKAEVNVSSLAPGMYMLQLSKDGHTEQVKFVKQ, encoded by the coding sequence ATGAAACAAATAGCAAAATATTTTGCATGCGCATTACTTATGTGTAGCATCTGCATTTTAAATTCCTTTCCTGCACTCGCTCAAAACGTACAAGGCTCAAACTCAACAGCAAGCGGTATCAATGTAACAGGTACGTCAGGTTGCCAAAACACATCCACACTCACCTCACTTAACCTGGATATGTTTGATTTTGCCAGTAATGCATCTGCCCCTACTCCCGCATGTATCTGGGGTAACGGACAGGATCAATATGCTTGGGTTACCGGCTTCAGCGGAGCTACAACTTGCACAGGCACATATGCAGGAATTACTGTTGGAACAAGCTATACTGGAGCTCAAGACTACCAGGCACTACCTTTTTTTGCTAGTAGCTATGCAGGTAACCCGGTAAACGATGTAGATGTGGCCATAGGCGTACATACAGATGTAAGCAACGTGTCCTACGGAAATCCCGGTACGCCTAAGTACTTTGTATTGGCAGTGTACGAAAGCAATGGTGAGATATGGATGGAGTCATACGACCTGCACCTGGACGTAAGTGCAGGAACAGTAGCTGTAGATGTACCTACTTTTACTGCAATACCAGCGGGTGGTGGACCTCCATATACCGGATACATTACTGATAACCCTAAACAGTTATCCAGCAATGCAAACGGTACTGCTGGCTACCCTCATATCGACTTGATATATAATGATGTTTATCCTTATTCAGGAGTTGGACATGAAGCCATAGGTTATGTCGTAACATGGCATCAGCAAAATGCTAGTAACCCGGCGCAATATGAGGTTTGGGGAATTGACGGGGCAATAAGCGAGTTTTCACAAAACAAGCCTCCTACCCCGCACAGCAATCTTGATTTTTATATTGACAATGGTAAATATCCAGATGTTACAGGCATCACTTCTGCCAACCCTGACCCAACTTCGCCGAAGCCAAATAAAGCGTATGTTACCTATCTGAGGGATGATCAGAGTGCAGGTTTTACAGGCGATCAGGTATTGCTGGCAGATTGGGTGTACGACCCTCCTTCTACACCCGTTGTTAATCTTTACGGAGCTATTAGTAGCACTACCACCGGTAATGATGAGTTTCAGTACCCGAGGATAAACGGCCCGCAATATTATGATTACAGTACGCATGCTACAGACGACCCTGTTTGCGTAGTAGCAGTAACTGAAAATGACGGCGCTTCTCTGCACAAAGTAAATACCTATGCATGTTTCGACCCTTCAGGCACATTTACCGTGATCCCGCTCTTAGATGCGTCTGACCATACAGCAGGTACGGGTTTTAACACTAATGGTTACGAGGCAATTAAACCTGTAATAACAGGTGCGGGAAAGATAGTTTCGTCTCTTTATGCAGGTGCTGATTATGCTTATAGGGATTACCCTACTGTGTTTTATTCGGATTATACCTATGCTGTACAAAACTCACCTACATATGATTTTAGTGGTGATTTCTACGCATTCGGAACTGATATATTCCAAACAGCTACACCTACAATTTTTAAACCAAGTGGCAACTACCAGGAAGCAAATTGGCACAGTGTGGATTTGCAAACTACCACGCCGTTCAACCTGAGCGGTGATGAGCCTTATATGGCAGTAGCAACTACCAACAATTCTGGGCATGCATTAATGTTTGCATATTGGGATAAAGACTGGATATACCAGATGTTTACCGGCGCAACTCAATACGTATTCAAACCCGGGAAAGGAACCGGTATTGAGCAAACAAGATCCGGTAATATAGCTGTTTACCCCAACCCTGTTAAAACCCTCCTAAACATAACACAGGCCAATGGTGCTGATTATGTAATGATGGATATAACAGGCAGGAGCCTTTCAAAAGGTAAAATATCCGGCGATAAAGCAGAAGTAAACGTATCTTCTTTAGCTCCCGGCATGTATATGCTGCAACTCAGCAAAGATGGTCATACAGAACAAGTGAAATTCGTAAAACAATAA
- a CDS encoding T9SS type A sorting domain-containing protein, with translation MYLSHLYTKPQSPLCHAGKYSLLALSLVALFCSVGVGTYAQNMLLVPQKSGAALIGNTIVTVSCSGNSIINPVPTCGGIGINPIGSAGDSEYLYQYSIPTKHVRFIFNVTDAGEEISFKVNNSTYSLSQGNLSPYPGTCNCPYYATLVNGKIFYPNGSVSPDCAQVDIYYPGINSVTVHHNRMGAGAHFSSYFEEDTTTFIKQPFTDTALCPGQTIPLVYNTNFRFQNNNTFTAQLSNSSGSFASPVNIGSRADTTGDTIWCTMPVNTTPANGYRMRIVSSNPADTSLDNQVDIRVKAAPQGVSNSSNSPVCTTDTLMLNGSSTSTGVSWAWMGPNSFTSSAEDTVIANTAMSDAGNYILTATLNSTGCSLRDTTTVTVHQTPAKPTAGSNSPVCENKTLTLSTSTTTNGVSYAWTGPGYSSTTQNPTVTTNAASTHAGSYISTVTINGCSNRDTVTVTVLPKPAKPTAAAPNSPLCAHQDLQLTATTINGANYTWYGPAGYYEYTQNPTRNYMQLNYAGAYYVFANLNGCISDTDSVVVVVNTDPNVNIYPTPGTTICDGQQAIFTAIPTNGGSVGYDWRVNGASKGVTTASYTTTSLKNGDEVTCLMVSIGTCATTFTDTSNAIKMVVQDLKTPGVTITADAGPSLFPNEPINFTADPKDAGTNPKYQWKRNGQDVGGATGKTWGANANFLTNGDNICVLITSDYACPSPDTALSNCIKLEIRLGVEDIVRDNNIRIYPNPTSGTITVTSSAIIEELTLTDLLGKQVLNQAGGSKTVHADMSGLAAGVYIIKVNGSVAGRVIKK, from the coding sequence ATGTATCTATCCCATTTGTATACCAAACCTCAATCTCCATTATGCCATGCGGGGAAATACTCATTACTCGCGCTTAGTTTAGTTGCTTTATTCTGCTCAGTAGGTGTGGGTACATATGCACAAAACATGCTGCTTGTGCCACAAAAGTCTGGTGCGGCCTTGATAGGTAATACTATTGTAACGGTTTCATGCTCCGGAAATTCTATTATTAACCCTGTACCGACTTGTGGAGGGATAGGTATTAATCCGATAGGTAGCGCTGGCGATTCTGAATATTTGTACCAGTATTCAATACCTACTAAGCATGTGCGTTTTATATTTAACGTTACAGATGCAGGAGAGGAAATTAGCTTCAAAGTGAATAATTCAACATATAGTTTGTCTCAAGGTAATTTGTCTCCATATCCAGGTACTTGTAATTGTCCTTATTATGCAACATTGGTCAATGGGAAAATATTTTATCCCAACGGAAGTGTATCACCTGATTGTGCACAAGTAGATATATACTATCCCGGTATCAATTCTGTAACTGTTCACCACAACAGGATGGGTGCGGGAGCACATTTCAGTTCTTATTTTGAAGAAGATACGACTACATTTATCAAACAACCTTTTACAGATACTGCGTTATGCCCGGGGCAAACCATTCCTTTAGTTTATAATACCAATTTCCGTTTTCAGAACAACAATACTTTTACCGCACAACTAAGTAACAGCAGCGGCAGTTTTGCCAGCCCTGTGAATATAGGCAGCCGTGCAGATACTACAGGTGATACGATATGGTGCACCATGCCTGTGAATACTACTCCCGCAAACGGCTACAGGATGCGTATTGTGAGCAGTAATCCTGCAGATACCTCGCTGGACAACCAGGTGGATATACGTGTTAAAGCTGCTCCCCAAGGTGTGAGCAACAGCAGCAATAGCCCTGTGTGTACAACAGATACCCTGATGCTGAACGGCAGCAGCACCAGCACGGGTGTAAGCTGGGCATGGATGGGGCCGAACAGCTTTACCTCTTCGGCAGAAGATACGGTAATAGCCAATACAGCTATGAGTGATGCTGGTAATTATATACTTACCGCTACGCTCAACAGTACCGGCTGTAGTCTGAGGGATACCACTACTGTAACGGTGCACCAGACACCTGCCAAGCCTACAGCGGGTAGCAACAGCCCGGTGTGTGAGAACAAGACCTTAACATTATCGACGAGTACCACAACCAATGGGGTAAGCTATGCATGGACGGGCCCAGGCTATAGTTCAACAACCCAAAACCCAACAGTGACCACGAACGCTGCGAGTACCCATGCGGGAAGTTATATCAGTACGGTAACCATCAATGGTTGCAGCAACCGTGACACGGTAACAGTGACCGTACTACCCAAACCAGCGAAGCCAACGGCGGCAGCGCCCAACAGTCCGCTATGCGCCCACCAGGACCTGCAACTGACGGCTACTACCATCAATGGCGCTAACTACACATGGTACGGTCCGGCAGGGTATTATGAATATACCCAAAACCCAACCCGCAACTACATGCAGCTGAACTATGCAGGAGCCTACTATGTATTCGCCAACCTGAATGGTTGTATATCAGATACCGACAGTGTGGTGGTAGTAGTCAATACCGACCCGAATGTGAATATTTACCCCACACCCGGCACTACCATTTGTGACGGGCAACAAGCAATTTTTACGGCCATACCTACCAATGGTGGCAGTGTGGGTTATGATTGGAGAGTCAACGGAGCCAGCAAGGGAGTGACAACAGCCAGCTATACCACCACAAGCTTAAAGAACGGTGATGAAGTGACCTGCCTGATGGTGAGCATAGGTACTTGTGCAACTACCTTTACCGATACAAGTAATGCGATAAAAATGGTGGTGCAGGACCTGAAAACACCGGGCGTAACTATAACAGCAGATGCGGGACCATCTTTATTCCCTAACGAGCCGATCAATTTTACAGCAGACCCGAAAGATGCGGGAACTAATCCGAAATACCAGTGGAAACGCAACGGCCAGGATGTAGGCGGTGCCACAGGCAAGACATGGGGCGCTAACGCGAACTTCCTCACCAATGGCGACAATATCTGTGTACTCATTACCAGCGACTATGCCTGTCCGAGCCCGGATACGGCACTGAGCAACTGCATCAAACTGGAGATAAGGCTGGGCGTAGAGGATATTGTCCGTGACAATAATATCCGTATTTATCCAAATCCGACGAGTGGTACTATTACGGTTACATCCTCTGCCATCATAGAGGAACTCACCCTGACCGACCTGTTAGGAAAACAGGTGCTGAACCAGGCAGGCGGTAGCAAAACAGTTCATGCCGACATGAGCGGCCTTGCCGCGGGTGTGTACATCATCAAAGTAAATGGTAGTGTAGCGGGGAGGGTTATTAAGAAGTAA
- a CDS encoding T9SS type A sorting domain-containing protein produces MKKIYYHFVCSALFVMLTYTSNAQFGVYDGLPKDSVMLTFTGTDVKIKDTNYFYIGNTANDSLWQIGKTNKSFFAVNGFTNEGIMTDSVNPYPVNANSSFVVTTAKYGQVNLIMTFTHKYETDSGKDGGIVEMSRDSGKTWINVIGDCYSGTTSGLAQGLVAYNFYGFNDTLATGEPAFTGNSNGWITSRLQFWVGLPVKTTGGGPSCVQQNALLRFRFMSDTTADTLAGWIIDDIKFENDDYGSSVAEIGGYESLNVYPVPSHDGWINFPAINKPESYRIEVYDMVGKQLEYMPYNRRVDLSSYPDGLYLYKVTDGTVTYTGRLILE; encoded by the coding sequence ATGAAGAAAATCTACTATCATTTTGTATGCAGTGCATTATTTGTCATGCTTACATATACCTCAAATGCCCAATTCGGTGTATATGACGGATTGCCCAAAGACTCGGTAATGTTGACATTTACCGGTACAGACGTCAAAATAAAGGATACCAACTACTTTTATATCGGCAATACAGCTAATGATTCTCTCTGGCAGATAGGCAAGACCAACAAGAGCTTTTTTGCAGTAAACGGATTTACCAATGAGGGCATCATGACAGATAGTGTAAATCCGTACCCGGTAAATGCCAACAGTTCATTTGTGGTGACCACAGCTAAATACGGTCAGGTCAACCTCATTATGACCTTTACCCATAAATATGAAACGGATTCCGGAAAAGACGGTGGTATTGTCGAGATGTCGAGAGACAGTGGAAAAACATGGATCAATGTAATAGGCGATTGTTATTCCGGTACTACATCAGGTTTAGCCCAAGGGCTTGTTGCTTATAATTTCTACGGTTTTAACGACACGCTGGCAACGGGAGAACCCGCCTTTACGGGAAACAGTAATGGTTGGATAACCAGCAGACTCCAGTTTTGGGTAGGTTTGCCTGTGAAAACCACAGGTGGAGGCCCATCGTGCGTGCAACAAAACGCTCTTCTGCGGTTCCGGTTTATGAGCGATACTACGGCAGATACCCTGGCGGGATGGATCATAGACGATATCAAGTTTGAAAATGATGATTACGGCTCATCAGTTGCAGAGATCGGAGGATATGAATCGTTGAATGTGTACCCTGTTCCTTCGCATGACGGATGGATCAATTTTCCTGCAATAAACAAACCGGAATCGTACCGAATAGAGGTTTATGATATGGTAGGGAAGCAACTTGAATATATGCCCTACAACAGGAGAGTTGACCTGAGCAGCTATCCTGATGGCCTTTACCTGTATAAAGTGACAGATGGTACAGTCACATATACCGGAAGACTTATACTTGAATAG
- a CDS encoding saccharopine dehydrogenase NADP-binding domain-containing protein, which translates to MQTILVVGAGKTSVFLIDYLLTNSQRLSWRVLVADSSMEAIIDKTNHHPNSEAVVMDIADDAARAKLVSRADIVISLLPPSLHILLAQDCLALKKHLITSSYISEDMKALDAKVKEAGLMFMCEMGLDPGIDHMTANQIIHGIQKVAGAITSFKSFAGGLVSSESDTNPWHYKFSWNPRNVVLAGSNGAKYLSNGKVVDITYEELFAHPKRGAKIDGVSPLVYYPNRDSVSYMQQYDLPDVKTFMRATYRYSGYMRGWNVLVQLGLTDPNDTVTAKTYTDWVCNKNGFDKNRSLKEQVAAKMDLEPGESTMNMVAWLGIFEDKPIEQPATSSADILLNVLLQKWAMKPNDKDLVIMRHEVEYLHKGNKKTTLVSTMTAKGDNSKYSAMAKTVGLPMAILARLVLGNKIKPPVGVHIPNMPTVYKPVLAELAEHGIVFKEEID; encoded by the coding sequence ATGCAGACAATACTTGTAGTAGGAGCCGGCAAAACATCTGTTTTTCTTATTGACTATCTGCTGACCAATTCGCAGCGGCTGAGCTGGCGTGTGCTGGTAGCAGACAGCAGCATGGAAGCCATTATCGATAAAACCAACCACCACCCTAACTCTGAAGCGGTAGTGATGGATATAGCTGATGACGCTGCAAGGGCGAAACTCGTATCACGCGCAGATATTGTTATATCACTGTTACCTCCTTCCCTGCATATACTTTTGGCCCAAGACTGCCTGGCTCTTAAAAAGCACCTGATCACTTCTTCTTATATCTCTGAAGACATGAAGGCGCTGGATGCCAAAGTAAAAGAGGCCGGCCTCATGTTCATGTGCGAAATGGGACTGGACCCGGGTATTGACCACATGACCGCCAACCAGATCATACACGGTATACAGAAAGTAGCCGGAGCTATTACTTCTTTCAAGTCCTTTGCCGGCGGACTGGTGTCCTCAGAGTCTGATACCAATCCGTGGCACTATAAGTTCAGCTGGAACCCCAGGAACGTTGTGCTCGCAGGTAGTAATGGCGCCAAATATCTTTCTAACGGAAAAGTGGTGGATATTACCTACGAAGAGCTTTTTGCACACCCGAAGCGCGGCGCCAAAATAGACGGTGTATCTCCTTTAGTCTATTACCCCAACCGGGACTCGGTGAGCTATATGCAGCAATATGACCTGCCAGATGTAAAGACCTTTATGCGTGCCACTTACCGGTACTCTGGCTACATGCGTGGCTGGAATGTACTGGTTCAGCTGGGACTGACCGACCCCAATGATACAGTAACTGCCAAAACCTATACCGACTGGGTATGTAACAAGAATGGTTTTGACAAGAACCGATCCCTGAAAGAACAGGTGGCTGCAAAAATGGACCTTGAACCCGGCGAAAGCACCATGAACATGGTAGCGTGGCTGGGCATTTTTGAAGACAAACCTATTGAGCAACCTGCCACCAGCTCTGCAGACATATTATTGAATGTGCTACTGCAAAAGTGGGCCATGAAACCAAATGACAAGGACCTGGTGATCATGCGGCACGAAGTGGAATACCTGCACAAAGGCAACAAAAAGACCACACTTGTCAGCACGATGACCGCCAAAGGCGATAACAGTAAATATTCAGCCATGGCCAAAACAGTCGGGCTGCCTATGGCCATACTGGCACGCCTGGTGCTGGGCAACAAGATAAAACCACCTGTTGGCGTACATATACCCAATATGCCAACTGTATACAAACCTGTATTGGCTGAGCTTGCTGAACATGGCATTGTGTTCAAGGAAGAAATAGACTAA
- a CDS encoding hotdog fold thioesterase: MQIWKQPTATLNDLNCLSEGTMAKALGILFTEIGDDYLVATMPVNDNTRQPYGLLHGGASAALAETVGSVAASLCIDKAKQICVGLDINCNHVRGKKDGVVTATATAAHIGATTHVWEIRITDERDKLVCISRLTMAILKKP; the protein is encoded by the coding sequence ATGCAGATATGGAAACAGCCGACTGCAACGTTAAATGATCTCAACTGCTTGTCAGAAGGTACAATGGCAAAAGCATTGGGCATCCTGTTTACTGAAATAGGCGACGACTACCTCGTAGCGACTATGCCGGTAAATGATAATACCCGCCAGCCATATGGCTTACTGCATGGTGGTGCCTCTGCAGCCCTTGCAGAGACTGTTGGCAGCGTTGCGGCGTCGTTATGTATTGACAAGGCAAAACAGATATGTGTGGGGCTGGACATCAACTGCAATCATGTAAGGGGTAAAAAGGATGGGGTAGTTACTGCTACCGCAACGGCAGCGCATATAGGAGCAACTACCCATGTGTGGGAGATACGTATTACTGACGAAAGGGACAAACTGGTATGTATCAGCCGCCTGACGATGGCTATACTTAAAAAGCCTTAG
- a CDS encoding matrixin family metalloprotease has product MRFSRNFRETHFIELQPFEYDRSVKPQLLSSKIRVVYGFRSIINPELLLPNDLLNYEKGRRYDAPRVLKYLKELKSDSNALIVGITSADIYTSKRDRSGKIRKPEYKYKIWGIFGLATCPGNSAVISTKRIKHPDGRQYEERIIKIILHEIGHNLGLKHCSDKKCLMTDAVEKISTIDNASSELCRKCSLQIGE; this is encoded by the coding sequence ATGCGCTTTTCCAGAAACTTTCGTGAAACACATTTTATTGAATTACAACCATTTGAATATGACAGATCAGTAAAGCCACAGCTATTAAGTAGTAAAATAAGGGTGGTTTATGGGTTCAGGTCGATTATTAACCCTGAGTTATTGTTACCGAATGATCTTCTTAATTACGAAAAAGGTAGACGTTATGATGCCCCACGTGTTTTGAAGTATCTCAAAGAACTCAAATCAGACTCTAATGCATTGATAGTAGGCATTACCAGTGCCGATATCTATACCTCAAAAAGAGACCGGTCAGGTAAGATCAGAAAACCTGAGTACAAATATAAAATATGGGGGATATTCGGTTTGGCCACCTGCCCCGGCAACAGTGCAGTTATTTCAACAAAACGGATCAAACACCCGGACGGGAGACAATATGAAGAAAGAATTATAAAGATAATATTGCATGAAATTGGACATAACCTTGGGTTAAAACATTGCTCTGACAAAAAGTGCCTTATGACTGATGCTGTAGAGAAAATCAGTACTATAGACAATGCCTCATCGGAGCTATGTAGAAAATGTTCATTGCAAATAGGCGAATAG
- the gyrA gene encoding DNA gyrase subunit A produces the protein MDENNQDLTAQDGADDANKIIQVNIEEQMKTAYIDYSMSVIVGRALPDVRDGLKPVHRRVLYAMHELGVNYNKPHKKSARIVGEVLGKYHPHGDTSVYDAMVRMAQPWSMRYTLVDGQGNYGSQDGDGPAAMRYTEARLQRLAESMMEDLDKDTVDFTLNFDDSLQEPSVMPTRIPQLLLNGSSGIAVGMATNMMPHNLSEVIDGCIAYIDNNEISIDELMTHIKAPDFPTGGIIYGIEGIKQGMHTGRGRVVLRGKVNVETTKTGKEQIIISEVPYQVSRDALAEKIGNLVNNKIVEGITHVANESNKEGTRIVVELRRDAVAQVVINNLYKFSELQTSYGINNVALVNGRPRTLNVKDLVSEFIKFRHEVVVRRTQYELREAEKRAHILEGYLIALDNLDAVIALIRNSASPDIAKTGLMEQFEMTEIQAKAVLELRLQRLTGMEREKIREEHAELMKLIAHLKEVLANEGMRFQIIKDELLEVQKKFGDERKSEIQYLANEMSIEDLIEEEDVVITVSHLGYIKRTSAAEYRAQRRGGRGARGGSTREEDYIEHLFIASTHDTLMFFTEKGRCYWLKVYEIPEVDRNAKGRAIQNLIQIPPDDKIRTVIDVRKLDDKESIEGKYIMLCTKKGIIKKTKLEDFSRPRQSGVNAITIQEGDELLDVAITDGDNYIMMAIASGRAICFEESKVRSTGRGAIGVSGIDLDDENDRVVGMICLAKNDDSKQVLVVSEKGLGKRTPFAGINEETGEWETTYRITNRGGKGVKTINITEKTGGLVGLLAVDEKDDLMITCKSGLTIRMNVEHIREAGRATQGVKLINIDEGDQIAAIARIQEQEEDEDGDEAEAGAEETTESQD, from the coding sequence ATGGACGAAAACAATCAGGACCTGACTGCTCAGGATGGCGCTGATGACGCAAACAAAATTATCCAGGTAAACATAGAGGAACAAATGAAAACTGCTTACATAGACTATTCTATGTCAGTTATCGTTGGACGTGCCTTGCCCGACGTAAGAGACGGGTTGAAACCTGTACATCGTCGTGTGTTATATGCTATGCACGAGTTGGGTGTAAATTATAATAAACCACATAAAAAATCTGCCCGTATCGTGGGTGAGGTACTGGGTAAGTACCACCCGCACGGCGATACTTCGGTGTATGACGCTATGGTGCGTATGGCGCAGCCATGGAGCATGCGCTATACTTTAGTGGACGGGCAAGGTAACTATGGTTCGCAGGATGGTGACGGACCGGCTGCCATGCGTTATACTGAGGCCAGGCTGCAACGTCTTGCAGAAAGCATGATGGAGGACCTGGATAAGGATACGGTAGACTTTACGCTTAACTTCGACGACTCGTTGCAGGAGCCAAGCGTAATGCCAACACGCATTCCGCAATTATTGTTGAACGGTTCTTCGGGTATTGCTGTTGGTATGGCTACTAATATGATGCCACACAACCTGTCTGAAGTGATAGATGGTTGTATCGCTTATATTGACAATAATGAAATTAGCATAGATGAGTTGATGACCCATATCAAAGCTCCTGATTTTCCGACAGGGGGTATCATTTATGGTATTGAAGGCATAAAACAAGGTATGCACACCGGCCGTGGAAGGGTAGTGCTGAGGGGAAAGGTAAATGTTGAGACAACCAAAACAGGTAAAGAACAGATAATAATATCAGAAGTTCCTTACCAGGTGAGCAGGGATGCGCTGGCCGAGAAGATAGGTAACCTGGTGAACAACAAAATAGTAGAGGGTATTACCCACGTTGCCAACGAATCTAATAAAGAAGGAACACGTATAGTTGTAGAGTTGCGCAGGGATGCTGTAGCACAGGTTGTTATCAACAACCTGTATAAATTCAGTGAACTACAGACATCCTATGGTATCAACAATGTAGCGCTGGTAAATGGCCGCCCAAGGACTTTGAATGTAAAGGACCTGGTGTCTGAGTTCATAAAATTCCGTCACGAGGTGGTGGTACGCCGTACACAGTACGAATTGCGTGAAGCTGAAAAACGTGCGCATATATTGGAAGGTTACCTGATAGCACTTGACAACCTGGATGCTGTTATTGCATTGATACGTAACTCTGCCAGTCCTGATATAGCTAAAACAGGATTGATGGAGCAGTTCGAGATGACGGAAATCCAGGCGAAAGCCGTTCTTGAATTAAGGCTGCAGCGTCTTACCGGCATGGAACGTGAAAAGATACGTGAAGAGCATGCTGAATTAATGAAACTGATCGCTCACCTGAAAGAGGTGCTGGCGAATGAAGGCATGCGTTTCCAGATCATTAAAGACGAGTTGCTGGAAGTGCAAAAGAAATTTGGTGATGAGCGTAAATCAGAAATTCAATACCTGGCCAATGAAATGAGTATTGAAGATCTGATAGAAGAGGAAGATGTAGTGATCACTGTTTCTCACCTGGGGTATATCAAGCGTACATCTGCTGCAGAATATCGTGCACAACGAAGAGGAGGCAGAGGCGCACGCGGTGGCAGCACCAGGGAAGAAGATTATATAGAGCACCTGTTCATTGCTTCTACGCATGATACCCTAATGTTCTTTACAGAAAAAGGACGTTGCTACTGGCTGAAGGTATACGAAATACCCGAAGTAGACCGTAATGCCAAAGGCCGTGCTATACAAAACCTGATACAGATACCACCTGATGATAAGATACGTACAGTAATTGACGTTCGTAAACTGGATGATAAGGAGTCTATCGAAGGTAAATATATCATGCTCTGCACAAAGAAAGGTATCATCAAAAAGACCAAACTGGAAGATTTCAGCCGCCCGCGTCAAAGTGGTGTTAACGCTATTACGATCCAGGAGGGAGATGAACTGCTGGACGTAGCGATAACCGACGGTGATAACTATATTATGATGGCAATTGCATCGGGCAGGGCTATCTGTTTTGAAGAAAGCAAAGTAAGGTCAACCGGCCGCGGGGCAATAGGTGTTTCCGGTATTGACCTGGATGATGAGAATGACCGTGTGGTAGGTATGATATGCCTGGCTAAAAATGATGACAGCAAACAAGTGTTGGTTGTTTCTGAGAAAGGCCTTGGTAAACGTACTCCATTTGCAGGCATTAACGAAGAGACCGGTGAATGGGAAACTACTTACAGGATCACCAACCGTGGTGGTAAGGGGGTAAAGACCATCAACATCACAGAAAAGACAGGAGGGCTGGTAGGTTTGCTGGCTGTAGATGAAAAAGATGACTTGATGATCACCTGCAAATCCGGACTAACCATCCGGATGAATGTAGAACACATTCGTGAAGCAGGACGTGCTACGCAAGGAGTTAAGCTCATAAATATTGACGAAGGTGATCAAATAGCAGCCATTGCCAGGATACAAGAGCAGGAAGAGGATGAAGATGGCGATGAGGCGGAAGCAGGAGCAGAGGAAACAACTGAAAGTCAGGACTAA